From the Molothrus ater isolate BHLD 08-10-18 breed brown headed cowbird chromosome 25, BPBGC_Mater_1.1, whole genome shotgun sequence genome, one window contains:
- the UBE2T gene encoding ubiquitin-conjugating enzyme E2 T, producing MQRASRLARELSLLATEPPPGITCWQNGQLDDLRAQILGGVDTPYEKGIFNLEIIVPERYPFEPPKIRFLTPIYHPNIDSAGRICLDVLKLPPKGAWRPSLNISTLLTSIQLLMAEPNPDDPLMANISSEYKYNKQLFLLNAREWTEKYAGQPRASKPLEEKISQSETSTSSESTMQKRKGVDISRKEKKSRLDS from the exons ATGCAGAGAGCTTCACGGCTGGCAAGGGAGCTCTCGCTCCTGGCTACGGAGCCACCTCCGGGCATCACTTGCTGGCAGAACGGGCAGCTGGATGACCTACGGGCAC AAATTTTAGGAGGTGTGGACACACCATATGAGAAAGGAATATTCAACCTGGAAATCATAGTTCCTGAAAG GTACCCGTTTGAGCCGCCAAAGATTCGCTTCCTGACCCCCATCTACCATCCCAACATCGACTCTGCTGGAAGGATTTGCCTGGATGTTCTTAAGTTACCACCGAAG GGTGCATGGAGGCCTTCCCTGAACATCTCCACCCTGCTGACCTCCATCCAGCTGCTGATGGCAGAGCCCAACCCTGACGATCCTCTCATGGCCAATATT TCCTCGGAGTACAAGTACAACaagcagctgttcctgctcaATGCCAGGGAGTGGACCGAGAAATACGCAGGGCAGCCAAGG GCTTCCAAGCCTTTGGAAGAGAAAATCAGCCAAAGTGAAACAAGCACCAGCAGTGAATCGACcatgcagaaaagaaaaggggTTGACATCAGtaggaaggagaagaaatcccGCCTAGATTCCTGA